The proteins below come from a single Parageobacillus thermoglucosidasius genomic window:
- a CDS encoding response regulator transcription factor, with the protein MKILLAEDDLYLGELIVHMLKKKGVDQIDWVQEGEDAYDYALASFYDVLILDWMLPNGDGVEICKRLRKNGYTGAILMLTAKDAVEDRVEGLEAGADDYLVKPFEIDELMARLKALARRTFVPLQEEVVRFHDFVLNRTSHTLYHGDKEILLTPREFQVLDLLLQNRGHAVPRETILDRIWGLDADVSLKTIDATIKLLRKKLTGDVIQTVRGVGYKIDK; encoded by the coding sequence ATGAAGATTCTTCTTGCCGAAGATGACCTCTATTTAGGAGAATTAATCGTGCATATGTTAAAGAAAAAAGGCGTCGATCAAATTGATTGGGTGCAGGAAGGGGAAGATGCGTACGATTACGCACTCGCCTCGTTTTATGATGTGCTGATTCTCGACTGGATGCTGCCAAACGGGGATGGGGTGGAAATTTGCAAACGGCTGCGGAAAAACGGCTATACCGGCGCCATTCTCATGTTAACGGCAAAAGATGCCGTCGAAGACCGAGTCGAAGGCTTAGAAGCCGGGGCAGACGATTATCTCGTCAAACCGTTTGAAATCGATGAATTAATGGCCCGCCTTAAGGCACTCGCGCGGCGCACGTTCGTTCCGCTTCAAGAAGAGGTGGTGCGCTTTCATGATTTTGTCCTGAACCGAACAAGCCATACCCTCTACCATGGCGATAAAGAAATTTTGCTAACTCCGCGTGAATTTCAAGTGTTGGACCTTCTCTTGCAAAACAGGGGGCACGCCGTGCCGCGCGAAACCATCCTTGACCGCATCTGGGGATTGGATGCAGATGTTTCGCTGAAAACGATTGATGCGACGATTAAATTGCTGCGGAAAAAACTAACAGGCGACGTCATTCAAACGGTGCGTGGGGTGGGATATAAAATTGACAAGTAA
- a CDS encoding S1C family serine protease — MNMTRYEQPMPSYQPPKKRRFFSWLAASIIGAVIGSGLTLYAAPMLDIPASSSSTKEAKETSVSTETLPLQPTKSVTNNMVAAIENVTDAVVGVVNIQRQADFFSDSVQDQEAGTGSGVIFKKDGDIAYIVTNNHVIEGANKVEVSLADGEKVKAEIVGADPLTDLAVLKIHSSHVKKVAVFGDSSKLRIGEQVAAIGNPLGLDLSRTVTEGIVSGKRTMPISTSEGEWELNVIQTDAAINPGNSGGALINSAGQVVGINSLKISQDGVEGLGFAIPSEDVKPIVEQLMQYGKIKRPYLGVQLVDVADLSGSVRKEQLQLPGDVTAGAAVTAVEPFSPAADAGIRTKDVIVAVNGEKVDSVAALRKYLYTNTKIGERVQIELWRDGSKKTVSLRLSERSQ, encoded by the coding sequence ATGAATATGACACGATATGAACAACCAATGCCATCGTACCAGCCTCCGAAGAAAAGACGGTTCTTTTCTTGGCTCGCCGCTTCGATTATCGGTGCCGTGATCGGAAGCGGACTCACGTTATACGCGGCGCCAATGTTGGACATTCCTGCATCTTCCTCATCAACAAAAGAAGCAAAAGAAACGAGTGTTTCGACGGAAACGCTTCCGCTCCAGCCGACGAAAAGCGTGACGAATAATATGGTGGCGGCGATTGAAAATGTGACCGACGCGGTTGTCGGGGTGGTAAACATCCAAAGACAAGCGGACTTTTTCTCCGATAGTGTGCAAGATCAAGAAGCAGGGACCGGTTCGGGAGTCATTTTCAAAAAAGATGGAGATATCGCGTACATTGTGACGAACAACCATGTCATTGAAGGGGCAAATAAAGTAGAAGTGTCGCTTGCCGATGGCGAAAAAGTGAAAGCGGAAATTGTTGGTGCCGATCCATTAACCGATTTGGCGGTGTTGAAAATTCATAGCAGCCATGTCAAAAAAGTCGCTGTTTTTGGCGATTCTTCGAAGCTGCGCATCGGGGAACAAGTCGCGGCGATCGGCAATCCGCTTGGTTTAGATTTATCACGGACAGTAACGGAAGGAATCGTGAGCGGGAAACGCACGATGCCTATTTCGACCTCCGAGGGGGAATGGGAGCTTAACGTCATTCAAACAGATGCCGCGATTAACCCGGGAAACAGTGGCGGCGCGCTAATTAACAGCGCCGGGCAAGTGGTGGGAATTAATAGCTTAAAAATTTCCCAAGACGGAGTGGAAGGATTAGGATTTGCGATTCCGAGCGAAGATGTAAAACCGATCGTTGAACAGCTGATGCAATACGGAAAAATCAAACGCCCGTATCTCGGCGTGCAGTTAGTCGATGTGGCCGATCTTTCCGGTTCGGTGCGCAAAGAACAGCTGCAATTGCCGGGCGATGTGACGGCGGGGGCGGCTGTCACGGCGGTAGAACCGTTCTCGCCGGCGGCGGATGCAGGCATTCGGACAAAGGATGTCATTGTGGCGGTCAATGGAGAAAAAGTGGACAGCGTTGCTGCGCTGCGGAAATATTTATATACAAATACGAAAATCGGGGAGCGTGTGCAAATCGAGCTTTGGCGGGACGGAAGCAAGAAAACTGTGTCGCTGCGGCTGAGTGAACGGAGCCAATGA
- a CDS encoding diacylglycerol kinase, which translates to MKRARIIYNPTSGREIFKRHLPDVLERLEKAGYETSCHATTGAGDATEAARKAVEREFDLVVAAGGDGTINEVVNGIADQDYRPKLAIIPVGTTNDFARAIGVPRSIEGACDVITRGEAVPIDIGSVTNEGKTRYFINIAGGGRLTELTYEVPSKLKTVLGQLAYYLKGMEMLPSIKATEARIEYDGKLFEGEIMLFLVSLTNSVGGFEKLAPDSSLNDGMFDLIILKKTNLAEFIRLVTLAARGEHINDPHLIYTKANRIKVTSPNNMQLNLDGEFGGMLPGEFVNLYQHLEVFVPKEKAEQIRAGE; encoded by the coding sequence ATGAAAAGAGCGAGAATTATTTATAATCCGACATCGGGTCGGGAAATCTTCAAGAGGCATTTGCCAGATGTGTTAGAGCGATTAGAAAAAGCGGGCTATGAAACATCCTGTCATGCGACGACAGGTGCAGGAGATGCGACAGAAGCGGCGCGCAAAGCGGTGGAGCGCGAGTTTGATTTGGTCGTCGCCGCTGGCGGGGATGGAACAATAAATGAAGTCGTCAACGGTATTGCTGATCAAGACTATCGTCCAAAGCTGGCGATTATCCCTGTCGGCACAACGAATGACTTTGCCCGCGCCATCGGCGTGCCGCGTTCCATTGAAGGAGCCTGTGACGTGATTACAAGAGGGGAAGCCGTTCCGATTGATATCGGCTCCGTAACCAATGAAGGAAAAACGCGCTATTTTATTAACATTGCGGGCGGCGGCCGCTTAACAGAACTTACATATGAAGTGCCAAGCAAGTTGAAAACAGTGCTTGGCCAGCTTGCTTATTACTTAAAAGGAATGGAGATGCTGCCATCGATTAAAGCGACAGAGGCGCGTATCGAATATGATGGAAAATTGTTTGAAGGCGAGATTATGCTCTTTTTAGTATCGCTCACCAACTCTGTCGGCGGCTTTGAAAAATTGGCGCCGGATTCTTCGCTGAACGATGGCATGTTTGATTTAATTATTTTAAAGAAAACGAATTTGGCCGAGTTTATCCGGCTGGTGACGCTTGCGGCGCGCGGGGAACATATTAATGACCCGCACCTTATTTACACGAAAGCCAACCGCATTAAAGTGACTTCCCCGAACAACATGCAGTTAAATTTAGACGGGGAATTTGGCGGCATGCTACCAGGAGAATTTGTGAATTTGTACCAACATTTAGAAGTATTCGTTCCAAAAGAAAAAGCAGAACAAATAAGAGCGGGTGAATAA
- the rlmD gene encoding 23S rRNA (uracil(1939)-C(5))-methyltransferase RlmD, protein MANIEAPVAKNEYYDATFEDLTHDGLGVAKIDGFPIFVKNGLPGERAKIKVIKVKKGYGYGRLIELYEQSPDRAEPPCPIYKQCGGCQLQHLSYDGQLRAKQKQVKEVMARIGKLENVIVHPVIGMKNPWRYRNKAQVPVGEREGRLVAGFYQERSHEIIDMDTCLIQQEMNDAVVRTVKKICEKYRIPVYNEATHKGVLRHIMARYGAATQEVMVVLITRTAELPHKKKIVQEIIESVPNVKSIIQNINPKKTNVIMGDETKVLWGAEYIYDYIGDIQFAISARSFYQVNPAQTKVLYEKALEYAQLTGEETVIDAYCGIGTISLFLAKKAKKVFGVEVVPEAIEDAKRNAALNRITNVEFAVGEAEAVIPKWYKQGIRADCIVVDPPRKGCDETLLQTIIAMKPKRVVYVSCNPATLARDLRILEDGGYQTLEVQPVDMFPHTAHVECCALLVKKL, encoded by the coding sequence ATGGCGAATATCGAAGCACCAGTAGCGAAAAATGAATATTATGACGCAACATTTGAAGATTTGACACATGACGGGTTAGGTGTCGCAAAAATCGATGGATTCCCGATTTTTGTCAAAAACGGCTTGCCGGGTGAGAGGGCGAAAATCAAAGTAATCAAAGTGAAGAAAGGATATGGCTACGGACGCCTCATCGAGCTGTATGAGCAAAGCCCGGACCGCGCCGAGCCGCCATGTCCGATTTACAAGCAATGCGGCGGCTGCCAGCTGCAGCACTTAAGCTACGATGGGCAGCTTCGCGCGAAACAAAAACAGGTGAAAGAAGTGATGGCGCGCATCGGCAAATTGGAAAATGTCATCGTGCATCCGGTCATCGGCATGAAAAATCCGTGGCGCTACCGCAACAAAGCGCAAGTGCCTGTCGGCGAGCGCGAAGGCAGGCTTGTCGCCGGCTTTTACCAAGAGCGCAGCCACGAAATTATCGATATGGACACATGCTTGATCCAGCAAGAAATGAATGATGCCGTTGTGCGGACGGTGAAAAAGATTTGCGAAAAATACCGCATTCCTGTTTATAACGAAGCAACGCATAAGGGAGTGCTCCGCCATATTATGGCGCGTTACGGGGCGGCGACGCAGGAAGTGATGGTTGTCCTCATTACCCGCACGGCAGAGTTGCCGCACAAAAAGAAAATTGTGCAGGAAATCATTGAATCAGTGCCAAATGTGAAGTCGATTATTCAAAACATCAATCCGAAAAAGACGAACGTCATTATGGGTGACGAGACGAAAGTGTTGTGGGGAGCCGAGTACATTTATGATTACATCGGTGATATTCAATTCGCGATCTCGGCACGTTCTTTTTATCAAGTCAATCCCGCACAGACGAAAGTGCTGTATGAAAAAGCGTTGGAATACGCGCAATTAACGGGGGAAGAAACGGTTATTGACGCCTACTGCGGCATCGGCACAATTTCCTTGTTTTTAGCGAAAAAAGCGAAAAAAGTGTTCGGCGTTGAAGTCGTGCCGGAAGCTATTGAAGATGCCAAGCGCAATGCGGCATTAAATCGCATCACTAACGTCGAATTTGCCGTCGGCGAGGCGGAGGCGGTCATTCCAAAATGGTACAAGCAAGGCATCCGCGCTGATTGTATCGTCGTCGATCCGCCGCGCAAAGGCTGTGATGAAACGCTTTTGCAAACGATCATCGCCATGAAGCCAAAGCGCGTGGTGTACGTTTCCTGCAACCCGGCGACATTGGCAAGAGATTTGCGAATCCTCGAAGACGGTGGGTACCAAACATTAGAAGTGCAGCCGGTGGATATGTTTCCGCATACTGCGCATGTGGAGTGCTGCGCGTTGCTCGTAAAAAAACTATAG
- a CDS encoding flotillin family protein: MTPILVVIGVVVLLLIGLIAIFVTRYRTVGPDEALIVTGSYLGSKNVHVDESGNKIKIVRGGGTFVLPIFQQAEPLSLLSIKLDVQTPEVYTEQGVPVMADGVAIIKVGSSIGEIATAAEQFLGKTRQDMENEAKEVLEGHLRSILGSMTVEEIYKNRDKFSQEVQRVASQDLAKMGLVIVSFTIKDVRDKNGYLDALGKPRIAQVKRDADIATAEAEKETRIKRAEADKEARKAELERLTEIAEAEKINQLKLAEFRREQDIAKARADQAYHLEEAKAKQEVTEQQMQIKIIERQKLIELEEKEILRRERQYDSEVKKKADAERYAIEQAAAAEKAKLMAEADAQKYRVEAMAKAEAERIRLDGIAKAEAEKAKGEAEAEIIRLKGLAEAEAKQKIAEAFEQYGQAAILDMIIKMIPEYAKQVASPLANIDKITIVDTGSNGANGGANRVTGYATNLMASLQETLKASAGIDVKELLENFSGKGNAKAQEEALEKNKSK; this comes from the coding sequence ATGACGCCAATTTTAGTTGTCATCGGTGTGGTTGTGCTGCTTCTTATCGGACTAATCGCTATTTTTGTTACCCGTTACCGCACCGTTGGGCCGGACGAAGCGCTGATTGTGACAGGCAGTTATTTGGGCAGCAAAAACGTGCATGTTGATGAATCTGGAAATAAAATTAAAATCGTCCGCGGCGGCGGAACGTTTGTGCTGCCGATTTTCCAACAAGCGGAGCCGCTCAGCCTTCTTTCGATTAAACTGGATGTGCAGACACCGGAAGTTTACACGGAACAAGGCGTTCCCGTCATGGCAGACGGGGTGGCGATCATTAAAGTAGGCAGCTCCATTGGCGAAATCGCTACAGCAGCGGAGCAATTTTTAGGAAAAACCCGCCAGGACATGGAAAATGAAGCGAAAGAAGTATTAGAAGGGCATCTTCGCTCCATTCTCGGTTCGATGACAGTCGAAGAAATTTATAAAAACCGCGATAAGTTTTCACAAGAAGTGCAGCGTGTCGCTTCGCAAGATTTAGCGAAAATGGGGCTTGTCATCGTGTCGTTTACCATTAAGGATGTGCGCGATAAAAACGGTTATTTGGATGCGTTAGGAAAACCGCGCATCGCCCAAGTGAAACGTGATGCTGACATCGCGACAGCAGAAGCGGAAAAAGAAACGCGCATTAAGCGCGCGGAAGCGGATAAAGAAGCGCGCAAAGCAGAGCTTGAGCGCTTGACGGAAATCGCGGAAGCGGAAAAAATCAATCAATTGAAGCTTGCCGAATTCCGCCGTGAACAAGATATAGCGAAAGCGCGCGCCGATCAGGCGTACCATTTGGAAGAAGCGAAAGCGAAACAAGAAGTGACCGAACAACAAATGCAAATTAAAATTATCGAGCGGCAAAAGTTAATCGAGCTCGAAGAAAAAGAAATTTTGCGGCGTGAGCGCCAATACGATTCCGAAGTAAAGAAAAAAGCAGACGCCGAACGCTACGCGATCGAGCAGGCGGCTGCGGCAGAAAAAGCCAAATTAATGGCAGAAGCGGATGCGCAAAAATATCGTGTCGAAGCGATGGCGAAAGCGGAAGCAGAACGGATACGGCTTGACGGGATCGCCAAAGCGGAAGCGGAAAAGGCAAAAGGGGAAGCCGAAGCGGAAATTATCCGCTTAAAAGGATTGGCTGAAGCAGAAGCAAAACAAAAAATTGCCGAAGCGTTCGAACAGTATGGCCAAGCTGCGATTCTCGACATGATTATCAAAATGATTCCTGAATACGCCAAACAAGTGGCAAGCCCGCTTGCCAATATTGATAAAATTACGATTGTCGATACCGGTTCCAACGGCGCCAATGGCGGTGCCAACCGTGTTACTGGGTATGCAACCAATTTGATGGCAAGCTTGCAAGAGACGCTGAAAGCTTCTGCGGGCATTGATGTGAAAGAATTACTTGAGAACTTTTCAGGAAAAGGAAATGCAAAAGCTCAGGAAGAAGCGTTGGAAAAAAACAAAAGCAAGTAA
- a CDS encoding NfeD family protein — MFGYPLETVYLAVLVVSGGLTLLYIFFSDIIDGIFDMPDHPWLSPQLILSFFTVGSASGYLFERYTGLSSALIGLVSAGIAIIAVLLLHFFVFVPLRSAETSLNYSEADLEGSLAKVIVTVPADGFGEILLQRKSGAVSKPAKSISNEEIASGTEVIIVKMENGIAVVAKHDPYNISLLHKGGYV, encoded by the coding sequence TTGTTTGGATATCCATTGGAAACGGTGTATCTGGCCGTGCTTGTTGTAAGCGGGGGATTAACGTTATTATATATTTTTTTTAGCGATATCATCGATGGCATATTTGATATGCCGGATCATCCGTGGTTAAGCCCACAGCTGATTTTATCATTTTTCACCGTCGGAAGTGCGTCCGGTTATTTGTTTGAGCGGTATACAGGGTTATCGAGCGCGCTTATCGGGTTGGTCAGCGCGGGGATCGCAATCATTGCCGTTTTGCTTTTGCACTTTTTCGTGTTTGTTCCGCTGCGTTCGGCGGAAACGTCGCTGAACTATTCGGAGGCAGACTTAGAAGGATCTCTCGCGAAAGTGATCGTAACTGTGCCGGCCGATGGATTCGGCGAGATTTTGCTGCAGCGGAAAAGCGGTGCGGTTTCAAAACCGGCCAAAAGCATCAGCAACGAAGAAATTGCTTCAGGAACGGAAGTCATTATCGTGAAAATGGAAAACGGCATCGCCGTTGTGGCGAAGCACGATCCATATAATATTTCATTATTGCATAAAGGGGGATATGTATGA
- a CDS encoding ABC transporter permease, producing the protein MNIMKLAWKFFVSKKSRAFFSILGVALGVMLLVISQILILTVERSNEYTLREKYGNYDMLVGYQTDKHHLTEDDITFINQIPGVKNSTPLLYPYIGEKMKIPEIAALPMYVGFKNDPLAKEHPFLNIDKGTFPKGNEVILPIRYLKSNHLEIGSEIELPFPPGNKQKVVISGTLKQNEKLENIAVFDYDWLSKVTSNKGKATVLMLKLEDGPSKEKINQMIKSKYPDIFIDNRTEMEKERENIGGLKPFVHTILISALAGSFLIVVSTLQMAILERKRELATLRLIGIKRYQLTLMVIFESMVIGLIGSTVGILLGIVLSFLSQRVVEQLMGFSLVGIVIPWKSLSLCAVSGIVITVLAGIIPGYLASKLPPIVAYKQNEPSLDKYSFLVRWLSPILLIASIAVSIFNYLYTKGPEWIYLLTGLGFLLSMFMGIPVILYLTVKLISFISKPFFGSEALLAGRNALRQMRKNIQIAGILMLAFVIGLTGYLLFSSIAIQAEKDIKTRYPMDYKLQATDSSLEPGFSKNLEEQMKQIEGISSISIPTALFGLTLNLDQNHIKNWNGQLFNINGKKQVHISLRAININEVTKFHSIKVLEGTIDQRALRNDGVIITKDLKKLGFQLGDYIQIGRYDEVMKGKNAGHRFKIVGIIDKMPVLPSDEYTAYTDQENLGKYFKINTIEQIQYNISNPSLSSVIQKKIDNLLNHPDFSNVILYDRQKELLTLHRQVQQRLFILLATVILTIFLGIIGLMNNMASSLRERSREFAVLRALGSRPNQVVRLALLEGVIISLAGGLIGIISGLVFGYHVLAGLEAKEYLFPWQIVLIELIISPLIGLAAAFIPSIWISRMNLIKTLYQE; encoded by the coding sequence ATGAATATCATGAAATTAGCTTGGAAATTTTTTGTATCCAAAAAAAGTAGAGCTTTTTTCTCCATATTAGGTGTCGCTTTAGGTGTGATGCTTCTGGTGATATCCCAAATTCTTATACTTACGGTTGAACGTTCTAATGAGTATACTTTAAGAGAAAAGTATGGAAATTACGATATGCTGGTGGGATATCAAACCGATAAGCACCATCTTACAGAAGACGATATAACGTTTATTAATCAAATTCCAGGTGTTAAAAATAGCACCCCTCTGCTTTACCCCTATATCGGTGAAAAAATGAAAATTCCAGAAATAGCAGCTCTGCCTATGTATGTCGGCTTTAAAAATGATCCATTAGCAAAAGAACATCCTTTTTTAAATATAGACAAAGGAACATTCCCGAAAGGAAACGAGGTTATCTTACCTATCCGATATTTGAAATCAAATCATTTAGAAATCGGGTCTGAAATTGAGCTGCCTTTTCCTCCTGGCAATAAACAAAAAGTCGTTATATCTGGAACATTAAAACAAAATGAAAAATTAGAGAACATTGCAGTTTTTGATTACGATTGGTTAAGTAAGGTTACATCAAATAAAGGAAAAGCAACGGTTTTGATGTTAAAATTAGAAGACGGCCCATCAAAGGAAAAAATTAATCAAATGATCAAATCCAAATATCCTGATATTTTTATTGATAACAGGACAGAGATGGAAAAAGAAAGGGAAAACATAGGGGGCTTAAAGCCATTTGTTCATACCATTTTGATTTCAGCATTGGCAGGAAGTTTTCTTATCGTCGTTAGTACGCTACAAATGGCCATACTGGAAAGAAAACGTGAACTAGCCACTTTAAGACTTATTGGTATAAAACGCTATCAATTGACACTTATGGTTATTTTTGAATCAATGGTCATTGGATTGATCGGCTCTACAGTTGGTATTTTATTAGGAATTGTGCTTTCTTTCTTATCCCAACGTGTCGTAGAACAATTAATGGGGTTTTCTCTTGTAGGGATTGTCATCCCTTGGAAGTCATTATCCCTATGTGCAGTGAGCGGAATAGTGATTACCGTACTTGCAGGGATTATACCTGGATATCTTGCTAGTAAATTACCCCCTATAGTTGCTTACAAACAAAATGAACCATCCCTAGATAAATATAGTTTTTTAGTACGATGGTTATCACCAATTTTATTAATTGCTTCAATCGCAGTATCCATATTTAACTATTTATATACGAAGGGACCTGAATGGATTTATCTTTTAACTGGCTTAGGTTTCCTACTCTCCATGTTTATGGGGATTCCAGTCATTCTTTATTTGACTGTTAAGCTCATCTCGTTTATATCCAAGCCTTTCTTCGGATCAGAAGCATTATTGGCAGGACGAAATGCCTTACGCCAGATGAGAAAAAATATACAAATAGCAGGCATACTGATGCTAGCATTTGTCATTGGTCTTACTGGTTACTTACTTTTTTCTTCCATAGCGATTCAAGCTGAAAAAGATATAAAAACTAGGTATCCAATGGACTATAAATTACAAGCTACTGATTCATCGCTTGAGCCAGGATTTTCTAAAAATTTAGAAGAACAAATGAAACAAATAGAAGGTATAAGTTCCATATCCATTCCTACCGCTCTATTTGGATTAACACTTAATCTTGACCAAAACCATATTAAAAACTGGAATGGTCAACTATTCAATATAAATGGTAAGAAACAAGTTCATATTAGCCTTAGAGCAATAAATATCAATGAAGTAACAAAATTTCATTCCATAAAGGTGCTAGAAGGAACGATTGATCAAAGAGCTTTGCGGAATGATGGAGTGATCATTACAAAAGATTTAAAAAAACTTGGGTTTCAATTAGGTGATTATATTCAAATAGGACGTTATGACGAAGTGATGAAGGGAAAAAATGCTGGACACCGATTCAAAATTGTCGGCATCATTGACAAAATGCCTGTTTTGCCTTCTGATGAATATACAGCTTATACTGACCAAGAAAATCTTGGAAAATATTTCAAAATCAACACGATTGAACAAATTCAATATAATATTTCGAATCCATCCTTAAGCAGTGTCATTCAAAAAAAGATCGACAACTTGTTAAATCACCCGGATTTTTCAAATGTTATACTTTATGACCGTCAAAAGGAACTTTTAACGTTACACCGGCAAGTACAACAGAGGTTATTTATTTTACTTGCAACTGTAATTTTAACTATTTTCCTCGGTATTATAGGATTGATGAATAACATGGCTAGCAGCCTAAGAGAAAGAAGTAGAGAGTTTGCGGTTCTTAGAGCGCTAGGAAGCCGGCCAAACCAAGTAGTGAGATTAGCCCTGTTAGAAGGAGTAATCATTTCATTAGCCGGAGGGCTAATTGGAATTATATCAGGTCTGGTGTTTGGTTACCATGTATTAGCAGGTTTGGAGGCAAAAGAATATCTATTCCCATGGCAAATAGTTTTAATCGAATTGATCATAAGCCCTTTGATAGGGCTTGCTGCAGCATTTATACCTTCCATATGGATTTCTCGAATGAACCTTATCAAAACTTTATATCAAGAGTAA
- a CDS encoding sensor histidine kinase, with product MTSKWNAFLSKIKNTDMFHRTQWRLTALYSGILMVFLTLFIAIVCFLFYMIVTNDQERRITSLANQEQKAIEQFLLKQSDFAFMDEENVVFLSEDQFFFYVVGTNGELLMGDEVNKGMRPFLLEALQNSALNENELTYIKVKFPANIHPFARFHSHELKLLTAARPIAIRGHLVGVLYIGMDVTSFSNVFQRLLIVLACLAVFFIGIAVLLSYFMSKRALVPIQEAYHRQRQFVADASHELRTPLSVILSSVEALEMEEELTKNELTQKLLDRLREEIKRMTKLMNDLLTLARADSAHASLQLVKETFDFRPHAERTLRLLEELASKKNIRMHFHSPESVIIAADADKLTQLLYILLDNAIKYTPDGGEVTLSIGIAPFKQQRILTISVKDTGIGIPPESLDRIFDRFYRVDKARSRQQGGHGLGLSIAKWIVDAHGGTIHVQSEVGKGSEFIVKIPC from the coding sequence TTGACAAGTAAATGGAACGCTTTCTTATCAAAGATAAAAAACACCGATATGTTTCACCGGACGCAATGGCGCTTGACGGCGTTATATAGCGGCATCTTAATGGTGTTTTTGACGCTATTCATCGCAATCGTTTGCTTCCTTTTTTATATGATTGTCACGAATGACCAAGAGCGGCGAATTACAAGCCTCGCCAATCAGGAACAAAAAGCGATTGAGCAATTTTTGCTCAAACAAAGCGATTTCGCTTTTATGGATGAGGAAAATGTCGTGTTTTTAAGCGAAGACCAATTCTTTTTTTATGTCGTCGGCACTAACGGCGAGCTGCTCATGGGCGACGAAGTGAACAAAGGCATGCGGCCGTTTTTATTAGAAGCGCTGCAGAATTCCGCGCTTAACGAAAACGAACTAACCTACATAAAAGTAAAATTTCCTGCCAATATACATCCATTTGCCCGTTTTCATTCCCATGAGCTAAAACTGTTGACCGCCGCCCGCCCGATCGCCATTCGCGGCCATTTAGTCGGCGTGCTGTATATCGGCATGGATGTGACTTCGTTTTCCAACGTGTTTCAGCGGCTGCTCATTGTTTTGGCTTGTCTTGCTGTCTTCTTCATCGGCATCGCTGTGTTGTTAAGCTACTTTATGTCGAAACGGGCGCTCGTCCCGATTCAAGAGGCCTATCATCGCCAGCGGCAATTTGTCGCCGATGCCTCCCATGAGCTGCGTACACCATTAAGCGTCATTTTATCTTCCGTTGAGGCGCTGGAAATGGAAGAAGAACTAACGAAAAACGAATTAACGCAAAAACTGCTCGATCGGCTGAGGGAAGAAATAAAACGAATGACAAAACTAATGAACGATTTATTGACGCTCGCCCGCGCTGATTCCGCGCACGCCTCTCTGCAGCTAGTCAAAGAAACGTTTGACTTTCGCCCGCATGCGGAACGAACGCTGCGTTTATTGGAAGAATTAGCGTCGAAAAAAAATATCCGCATGCACTTCCATTCTCCTGAATCGGTCATCATTGCCGCCGACGCCGACAAGCTGACACAGCTGTTGTACATCTTGCTGGACAATGCGATCAAGTACACTCCAGACGGCGGAGAAGTAACATTAAGCATTGGCATCGCGCCATTCAAACAGCAGCGCATTCTTACGATTTCCGTCAAAGACACCGGAATCGGCATTCCCCCTGAATCGCTTGACCGCATTTTCGACCGTTTCTACCGCGTTGACAAAGCGCGTTCGCGCCAGCAAGGCGGCCACGGACTCGGTTTGTCCATCGCCAAATGGATTGTCGATGCTCATGGCGGAACGATTCATGTACAAAGCGAAGTCGGCAAAGGTTCGGAATTTATTGTGAAAATCCCTTGCTAA